The following coding sequences lie in one Spirochaetota bacterium genomic window:
- a CDS encoding acyl-CoA dehydrogenase, with protein MLDFTLTPEQEVLKMKAREFALRTVLPAAWRFDESDEVPLEVLRAAYEAGLMNVDIPVEYGGKGMGLMEIALLTEEVAAACPGIATSIFANSLGFEPIVISGREHIMRRYLPRIANEFKRICYATSEPSMGSDVAGMQCRARREGDDYVLNGTKYWITNAGIADYMTIFATVDPAAKHAGICAFLVERDWEGVRVGRRIPKMGQRTSNTAGIHLKNVRVPAENVLAEPGEGFVLAMKTFARTRPMIGAFAVGVMRSAMEYALDYAKKRRAFGSKLGSYQSVQFKLAEIFQKVETSRLLVWKSAWETDRGMDPTISASITKFYTTEAAMQVLNDALQIFGGYGYTKMFPIEKLLRDTRLFSIYEGTSEIQRIIVAGHLLASYESIMPPIDEVPILIREDDTVPETGLAGTDTAWRCPVCGFVHYGEEPPEECPYCFVGGAGFKKVWPRA; from the coding sequence ATGCTTGATTTCACGCTCACCCCCGAGCAAGAGGTGCTGAAGATGAAGGCGCGGGAATTCGCCCTGCGCACGGTGCTCCCCGCCGCCTGGCGCTTTGACGAGTCGGACGAAGTCCCTCTCGAGGTGCTGCGCGCGGCCTATGAAGCCGGGCTCATGAACGTCGACATACCCGTGGAATACGGGGGAAAGGGCATGGGTCTCATGGAAATCGCGCTCCTCACCGAGGAGGTCGCCGCGGCCTGTCCCGGCATCGCGACCTCCATTTTCGCCAACTCGCTGGGGTTCGAGCCCATTGTGATCTCGGGCAGGGAGCATATCATGCGGAGGTACCTTCCCCGGATCGCGAACGAGTTCAAGCGCATCTGCTACGCGACCTCCGAGCCCTCGATGGGATCGGACGTGGCGGGGATGCAGTGCCGCGCGCGGCGCGAGGGGGACGATTACGTCCTGAACGGGACCAAGTACTGGATCACGAACGCCGGTATCGCCGATTACATGACCATCTTCGCGACGGTGGACCCGGCCGCGAAACACGCGGGCATCTGCGCTTTTCTTGTGGAAAGGGACTGGGAGGGCGTCCGCGTGGGAAGGCGCATCCCCAAGATGGGACAGCGCACCTCGAACACCGCGGGCATTCACCTGAAAAACGTGCGCGTGCCCGCGGAGAACGTGCTCGCGGAACCGGGAGAGGGTTTCGTCCTGGCCATGAAGACATTCGCGCGCACGAGGCCCATGATTGGGGCGTTCGCCGTGGGGGTGATGCGCTCGGCGATGGAATACGCGCTGGATTACGCGAAAAAGCGCCGCGCATTCGGGAGTAAGCTGGGAAGCTACCAGTCGGTCCAGTTCAAGCTCGCCGAGATATTTCAAAAGGTCGAGACCTCGCGTCTCCTGGTCTGGAAATCCGCCTGGGAAACCGACCGCGGCATGGACCCCACGATATCGGCCTCCATCACGAAATTCTACACGACCGAGGCCGCCATGCAGGTGCTGAACGACGCCCTGCAGATATTCGGCGGATACGGCTACACCAAGATGTTTCCCATCGAGAAACTTCTCCGGGACACCAGGCTTTTCTCCATTTACGAGGGGACAAGCGAAATCCAGCGCATAATCGTCGCGGGACACCTTCTCGCGTCGTACGAATCCATAATGCCCCCGATCGACGAGGTGCCGATACTCATCCGCGAGGACGATACGGTTCCGGAAACCGGCCTCGCCGGAACCGATACGGCATGGCGCTGTCCCGTGTGCGGATTTGTTCACTACGGCGAGGAACCGCCGGAGGAATGCCCGTACTGTTTCGTGGGCGGAGCGGGCTTTAAGAAGGTATGGCCGCGCGCCTAG